One Legionella lansingensis genomic region harbors:
- a CDS encoding ABC transporter permease, with protein sequence MTKVKPAAQLLFDEENNTYRCEGSWSVLHMDGLLKQFLESTTPKESKLTISGAELHYFDSAGAIALLECIKTLKIRNNEVNLTKFTEEQLSLLKLVEKKQDILHYKPPPPPKENILATIGRETIHKLKQLDGFIILIGDLSAKIFEAFGYWRRFQLPSIVSNIYSAGIQALPIVGLLAFLIGIVLAYQMGLQLQTYGAHIFIAYLSGLAIFREFGPLITAIIVAGRTSSAFTAQIGSMKINEEIDAIKTMGLSPTELLVLPKVLALLFIFPLLIFWADVFSILGSLYMSKWMLDVSYIDFMTRLRDSVGLDQLMLGLYKAPAFAILIALVGCYQGFKVEADTIGSQTTKSVVQALFLIIVADAVYSIIYSWLDL encoded by the coding sequence ATGACTAAGGTAAAACCTGCGGCTCAACTTCTTTTCGATGAAGAAAATAATACATACCGCTGTGAAGGTTCTTGGTCCGTTCTTCACATGGATGGTCTTTTAAAACAATTTCTAGAGTCTACTACTCCTAAAGAAAGCAAACTGACCATCAGTGGTGCAGAACTGCATTATTTTGATAGTGCAGGTGCAATAGCCTTATTAGAATGCATTAAAACACTTAAAATCAGAAATAATGAAGTCAATCTCACGAAATTTACCGAGGAACAGCTTTCCCTATTGAAACTTGTTGAAAAAAAACAGGACATTCTCCATTACAAACCACCTCCTCCACCAAAGGAAAATATCCTGGCCACTATCGGTAGAGAAACCATTCACAAATTAAAGCAATTAGATGGTTTTATTATTCTGATCGGTGATTTGAGTGCTAAAATTTTCGAAGCTTTTGGCTATTGGCGGCGCTTCCAGTTACCCAGCATTGTTTCCAATATCTATTCTGCAGGTATCCAAGCACTACCTATTGTGGGTTTGTTGGCTTTTTTGATTGGTATTGTGCTCGCCTATCAGATGGGCTTGCAGTTGCAAACATATGGGGCTCACATTTTTATAGCTTACTTATCCGGGCTAGCTATTTTTCGTGAATTTGGACCTCTCATCACTGCCATTATTGTCGCAGGCCGTACAAGCTCTGCCTTTACTGCGCAAATTGGTAGCATGAAAATCAATGAAGAAATTGATGCCATCAAGACCATGGGCTTATCGCCCACCGAGCTTTTGGTCTTACCCAAAGTTTTAGCTCTGCTTTTTATTTTTCCTTTGCTCATTTTCTGGGCTGATGTATTTAGCATCCTCGGATCTTTATATATGTCTAAATGGATGTTGGATGTCAGTTATATCGATTTTATGACACGCCTGCGAGATTCCGTCGGTCTGGATCAATTGATGTTAGGTTTGTATAAGGCGCCTGCCTTTGCCATATTAATTGCCCTTGTTGGATGTTACCAAGGCTTCAAAGTCGAGGCAGACACCATTGGTAGTCAAACAACCAAGAGTGTTGTGCAAGCTCTTTTCCTAATTATTGTGGCTGATGCTGTTTATTCCATCATTTATAGTTGGCTGGATTTATAA
- a CDS encoding ABC transporter ATP-binding protein — protein MSEPVIEIIGLKNRLGEQWVHSDVNLTVEQGEILAIIGGSGSGKTTILRSLLMLLKPTAGRLKIFGEDIYQLTGNEADALRRRWGMMFQHSALFSVMTVMENIMFPMHEFTTLDRNFMEELAMLKIGLVGLPKEAAGKFPSELSGGMQRRAAAARALAMDPELLFLDEPTTGLDPHSAREFDDLLLFLRDALKLTIVMISHDMESLKKTTDRIAFIGEGKILDVGPLDKVMKNKHPLIADYFSKL, from the coding sequence ATGAGTGAGCCGGTCATAGAAATCATCGGTTTAAAAAATCGCCTTGGGGAGCAGTGGGTTCATTCTGATGTTAATCTCACTGTCGAGCAAGGAGAGATTTTAGCCATCATTGGTGGGAGCGGCAGCGGCAAAACAACCATTTTGCGCAGCCTACTTATGCTTTTAAAACCTACTGCAGGCCGTTTAAAAATCTTTGGCGAAGATATTTATCAATTGACGGGAAATGAGGCAGATGCACTCCGACGTCGCTGGGGCATGATGTTTCAGCATAGCGCCCTTTTCTCAGTGATGACGGTGATGGAAAATATTATGTTCCCCATGCACGAATTCACGACCCTCGATCGAAACTTCATGGAGGAGCTCGCTATGCTTAAAATTGGCTTGGTGGGATTGCCAAAAGAAGCAGCTGGTAAATTTCCTTCTGAATTAAGCGGGGGCATGCAGCGGCGAGCCGCTGCTGCCCGTGCCCTTGCCATGGATCCCGAATTATTATTTTTAGATGAACCAACAACGGGACTTGATCCACATAGTGCCAGGGAATTTGATGATTTACTGCTCTTTTTAAGAGATGCTTTAAAGTTGACAATCGTTATGATTAGTCATGACATGGAGTCGTTAAAGAAAACAACAGACAGAATTGCCTTTATTGGCGAAGGTAAGATATTGGATGTTGGGCCATTGGATAAAGTTATGAAAAATAAGCATCCATTAATTGCCGATTACTTCAGTAAACTTTAA
- a CDS encoding MlaD family protein, whose product MEAKTNYTVVGIIVLILIAGLIASGLWLSVGFEQKKYKIYEVYMHEAVSGLSNEASVKFNGVQVGFVSKIELNHADPQQVKLLLSIEEGIPITTSTSATLISQGITGTTYIGLSASSSDLTPLKKVPDHRYPIIPSKPSLFHQLDRVLKEVAENVNKVSIEVSRIFDKENSEYIKKTLANFKTVTDVIAKDSEHIHKSLENADVFLKNAARVSQEFPTVVAELKTGVRKFNVMATSVSKAGNEVADTMQAGKLAINKISQQAVPPAVVLLRRLDVIAANLEKISTQMRQNPSVLIRGTQPPKPGPGE is encoded by the coding sequence TTGGAAGCTAAAACCAACTACACCGTTGTCGGGATAATTGTTTTAATTCTTATCGCAGGCCTTATCGCCTCCGGTTTATGGCTTTCTGTTGGTTTTGAACAAAAAAAATATAAGATTTACGAAGTATACATGCATGAAGCCGTCTCAGGTCTCAGCAATGAAGCCTCTGTGAAATTCAATGGCGTGCAAGTTGGTTTTGTAAGCAAAATCGAACTTAATCATGCTGATCCGCAACAAGTTAAATTGCTTCTTAGTATCGAAGAGGGAATACCAATTACTACAAGCACCAGCGCGACCTTAATTTCTCAAGGAATTACGGGGACTACCTATATTGGTCTTTCCGCCAGCTCATCGGACTTAACACCCCTAAAAAAAGTACCCGATCACCGTTATCCCATCATCCCTTCAAAACCTTCTTTGTTCCACCAACTGGATAGAGTACTTAAAGAGGTTGCTGAGAATGTCAATAAGGTCAGTATCGAGGTTAGTCGAATATTTGACAAAGAAAACTCCGAATACATTAAAAAGACGCTTGCTAATTTCAAAACTGTTACAGACGTTATCGCTAAAGATAGCGAACATATTCACAAAAGCCTAGAAAATGCTGATGTCTTTTTAAAAAATGCTGCTCGGGTGAGCCAGGAATTCCCTACCGTTGTTGCTGAGTTAAAAACGGGCGTGCGCAAATTCAATGTCATGGCGACCTCTGTTAGTAAAGCAGGTAATGAAGTTGCTGATACCATGCAAGCTGGGAAACTAGCGATTAATAAGATTTCGCAGCAAGCTGTACCTCCAGCGGTGGTTTTATTGCGCCGCCTTGATGTCATAGCCGCCAATCTAGAGAAAATTAGCACGCAAATGCGTCAGAATCCTTCCGTTCTTATTCGTGGAACGCAACCTCCTAAACCCGGGCCAGGAGAGTAA
- a CDS encoding ABC-type transport auxiliary lipoprotein family protein: MKKFIFLLLTCAFVGLTGCAVKPLVTDQFKLAAHSKKQLTNRASRHSIFVNTPDAVAGYQGEEMLYTDRPFELKHFVHSAWVDQPAEMLLPLIVQSLQRSGYFHVVASSPGAEITEYRIDTQLIELHQNFLTKPSFVSLIVKVVLVRVEDNHVVASRIFNYKVTCAADTPYGGVVAANRATELLTAAITNFTVNRIRADRHAS; this comes from the coding sequence GTGAAAAAATTTATCTTCCTTTTGCTTACCTGTGCTTTCGTTGGATTAACTGGGTGTGCGGTGAAACCCTTGGTTACTGATCAATTTAAACTAGCCGCTCATAGTAAAAAACAATTGACGAACAGAGCTTCTCGTCATTCTATTTTTGTTAATACTCCCGATGCTGTGGCTGGGTATCAGGGTGAAGAAATGCTATATACGGATAGACCCTTTGAATTGAAACATTTTGTTCACAGTGCTTGGGTTGACCAACCGGCCGAAATGTTATTGCCTTTAATTGTCCAAAGCTTACAACGTAGCGGTTATTTTCATGTGGTTGCTTCAAGTCCAGGTGCTGAGATAACGGAATACCGCATAGATACTCAATTAATTGAGTTACATCAAAACTTTTTAACGAAACCCAGCTTTGTCAGCTTGATTGTTAAAGTTGTTCTGGTACGCGTTGAGGATAATCATGTTGTGGCATCACGAATTTTTAACTATAAAGTCACCTGTGCAGCAGATACCCCTTATGGTGGAGTTGTGGCCGCTAATCGAGCCACAGAACTGCTGACCGCAGCAATAACAAACTTTACGGTGAACCGGATTAGAGCAGATCGCCACGCTTCGTAA
- the pal gene encoding peptidoglycan-associated lipoprotein Pal: MKARLFFKLGIAAASVVLLASCSKTPGSADGMGAGGASAHGLGQLSRFAGQEPGESYTTQAPHNQIYLFSYDDASFNPKYTASLNAQSEYLKTHPGARVLLAGHTDERGSREYNIALGERRANTVAELMRMAGVGRNQIRVVSYGKERPANLGHDEASHMQNRRVELTYEATR, from the coding sequence ATGAAAGCCAGATTGTTTTTCAAGTTGGGAATTGCTGCCGCCAGCGTGGTGCTGCTCGCATCCTGTTCCAAGACACCCGGTAGTGCCGATGGCATGGGCGCAGGCGGAGCATCTGCTCATGGTCTCGGACAATTGAGTCGTTTTGCTGGTCAAGAGCCTGGTGAGTCTTATACTACTCAAGCACCACACAACCAAATTTATCTATTTTCTTATGATGACGCCTCTTTTAATCCCAAATATACCGCCTCTCTTAACGCACAATCGGAATATTTAAAAACCCATCCAGGTGCCCGTGTGCTATTAGCTGGTCACACCGATGAGCGTGGTAGTCGTGAATACAACATTGCTCTTGGAGAGCGTCGCGCGAATACTGTAGCTGAACTTATGCGTATGGCTGGGGTTGGCAGAAATCAGATTCGTGTTGTAAGTTATGGTAAAGAACGTCCGGCAAATCTCGGGCATGACGAGGCATCTCATATGCAGAATCGTCGTGTCGAACTAACCTATGAGGCAACGCGATGA
- the ybgF gene encoding tol-pal system protein YbgF produces the protein MIKSHRLLLCLCLTCLFPFQVLAEAPVVDDSENFAILDEQAAIEQPVAKAQLEDIDNEEEIALAQDNHDSNNANAGLLDKLQGLQQEIQELRGQLEVQARDLKLLQQQQLAFYKDLDNRLRNDSSSSKSTHAAAPLPAQEKITNLSLGPDAKTPANPSGTATKSATHEQKINTQPITNVSRGNPADEQISYLAAYDLVKNKRFDEALTAMKTFVAQYPQGGYTANAQYWLGELYMVKNNYPKAIEHFEIVLKQFPSSSKAAASTLKIGYALAASGKIEDARMRLHEVLRNYPDTPTAQLATTKLESLGVS, from the coding sequence ATGATCAAATCCCATCGACTTCTACTTTGCTTATGCCTTACCTGTCTTTTCCCCTTTCAGGTTTTAGCTGAAGCGCCTGTAGTTGATGATAGCGAGAATTTTGCGATTTTGGATGAACAGGCCGCCATAGAGCAGCCTGTTGCCAAAGCTCAATTAGAAGATATTGATAATGAGGAAGAGATTGCTCTTGCGCAAGATAATCACGATAGTAACAATGCTAACGCAGGATTACTGGATAAGTTGCAAGGATTGCAGCAAGAAATTCAAGAATTGCGTGGACAGTTAGAAGTGCAAGCGCGGGATTTGAAATTATTACAACAACAACAATTAGCATTTTATAAAGATCTCGATAACCGCTTACGCAATGATAGTAGTAGCTCCAAATCAACGCACGCTGCCGCGCCGCTTCCAGCACAAGAAAAAATAACGAACTTATCCCTTGGGCCAGATGCAAAAACACCTGCCAACCCTTCTGGAACAGCGACGAAGTCTGCTACTCACGAGCAGAAAATTAACACTCAACCCATAACCAATGTCTCTCGAGGCAATCCTGCTGATGAACAAATCAGCTATCTCGCGGCCTATGACTTAGTCAAAAACAAACGTTTTGATGAAGCCTTAACCGCAATGAAAACCTTTGTTGCTCAATACCCTCAAGGCGGCTATACTGCAAATGCTCAGTATTGGCTAGGCGAGCTGTACATGGTTAAGAATAATTATCCAAAAGCCATCGAGCATTTTGAAATTGTATTAAAACAATTCCCATCCTCAAGTAAAGCTGCAGCTAGCACCTTGAAGATTGGGTATGCACTCGCTGCTTCGGGTAAAATTGAAGATGCAAGAATGCGTTTACACGAAGTCTTAAGAAACTATCCTGATACGCCAACTGCACAATTAGCAACAACGAAACTGGAGTCCCTAGGCGTTTCATGA
- the queE gene encoding 7-carboxy-7-deazaguanine synthase QueE — translation MISSKQLRITEIFHSLQGESTTVGLPTVFIRLTGCPLRCQYCDTAYAFSGGEIHSIDAILSQVATYHSKHVCVTGGEPLAQPGCLTLLNELCNAGYNVSLETSGARDISQVNQRVMIVMDLKTPGSGECEKNLFDNLVHLKSSDQIKFVLCDRKDYEWACQIMAEYHLPKRVQVLFSPSWGELNPTTLAEWIIKDKLAVRFQLQLHKILWGDVPGH, via the coding sequence ATGATAAGTAGTAAACAATTACGTATTACCGAAATCTTCCATTCCCTACAAGGTGAATCAACCACCGTGGGCTTGCCCACGGTCTTTATTCGATTAACCGGGTGTCCACTACGCTGTCAATACTGCGATACAGCTTATGCTTTTAGTGGTGGCGAAATACATTCTATTGATGCCATCCTCTCGCAGGTAGCCACCTATCACAGCAAGCATGTCTGTGTCACCGGTGGGGAACCTTTAGCGCAACCAGGGTGTCTAACGCTCCTTAACGAGTTATGTAATGCAGGTTATAATGTTTCGTTGGAAACAAGCGGGGCTCGTGATATCAGTCAGGTTAATCAGCGTGTAATGATTGTAATGGATTTAAAAACACCAGGTTCGGGTGAATGTGAAAAGAATTTATTTGACAATTTGGTTCATCTGAAATCCAGCGATCAAATCAAGTTTGTGCTCTGTGATCGCAAAGATTATGAATGGGCCTGTCAGATTATGGCAGAATATCATTTGCCGAAACGAGTTCAAGTTTTGTTTTCCCCGAGTTGGGGTGAGTTAAATCCAACTACACTTGCCGAATGGATAATAAAGGATAAGTTAGCTGTTCGCTTTCAATTGCAGCTGCATAAAATTCTATGGGGTGATGTGCCAGGACACTAG
- a CDS encoding diphosphomevalonate/mevalonate 3,5-bisphosphate decarboxylase family protein, translating to MQWFSQAPSNIALIKYMGKKDDENNLPINPSLSYTLNHLLSSVMLETYTGKKDFWEALDIPGGANFNLSATAQTRFLKHLARFKEYFQYTGAFVVRSSNNFPHSSGLASSASSFAALTKCAILALSELTQKPAPSIEEQAQLSRLGSGSSCRSFFSPWAIWQDDKVGPIEIPYPRLEHQVIIISHDEKKISSSEAHQRIKTSNLYSTRGQRATENLKVLLTALRAQDWASAYQICWREFQDMHQLFTSCAQPFTYMTEASEQALRSLQDLWQREGDGPLITMDAGPNIHLLYRPDQAEMARQFRQDYLIGNYDVFL from the coding sequence ATGCAATGGTTCTCGCAAGCACCATCTAATATTGCTCTAATCAAATACATGGGCAAAAAAGACGATGAGAATAATCTACCCATTAATCCCTCTTTGTCCTATACATTAAATCATCTCTTAAGCAGTGTGATGCTTGAAACTTATACCGGGAAAAAAGATTTTTGGGAAGCATTAGACATCCCTGGTGGCGCTAATTTTAATTTATCAGCTACAGCACAAACGCGCTTCTTAAAGCATTTAGCTCGCTTTAAAGAGTATTTTCAATATACGGGTGCATTTGTTGTCCGCTCCTCGAATAATTTTCCTCATAGCAGTGGTTTAGCAAGCTCTGCTTCAAGTTTTGCTGCCTTAACGAAATGTGCAATATTAGCTCTAAGCGAACTAACCCAAAAGCCAGCTCCTTCAATTGAAGAGCAAGCGCAGCTGAGCCGCTTGGGTTCAGGCTCTTCCTGCCGTTCCTTTTTTTCTCCATGGGCTATTTGGCAAGATGATAAAGTTGGCCCTATTGAAATCCCCTATCCTAGGTTAGAACATCAAGTTATCATTATAAGTCATGACGAAAAAAAAATTTCCTCTAGCGAAGCTCACCAACGAATTAAAACGAGCAATCTATACTCGACAAGAGGTCAACGTGCGACAGAAAACCTCAAAGTTTTATTGACAGCCCTACGTGCTCAAGATTGGGCAAGCGCCTATCAAATTTGTTGGCGCGAATTTCAAGACATGCACCAACTATTTACCAGTTGTGCGCAGCCTTTCACTTATATGACTGAAGCAAGCGAGCAAGCCTTACGCAGTTTACAGGACTTGTGGCAGCGTGAAGGTGACGGCCCACTTATTACAATGGATGCGGGTCCAAATATTCATTTGCTCTATAGACCTGATCAAGCTGAAATGGCACGACAATTTAGGCAGGATTATCTGATTGGGAATTACGATGTCTTCTTATGA
- a CDS encoding mevalonate kinase family protein, protein MSSYDFQTTTYGKWILAGEHAVLRGHGALVFPIPGKTLTLSYQGSNSKLSASYEGQASADIHLLFWSVLEQGQQLLGKSLTDLHGHFHLYNDIPIGVGMGASAALCAAMARWFSAQKMIPPDSIYAFAKDLENLFHGKSSGLDIAGVAASSGIYFQEGKMSPIKQFWRPQWFLSSCGQIGITSHCINQVQDLWKTDATKAILIDENMNDSVRKARSALENNDSSLKRLAEAIKQAAACFREWGLISDNLQSHMQKLQDAGALAVKPTGSGGGGYVLSLWKETPPPALSIDFIAV, encoded by the coding sequence ATGTCTTCTTATGATTTTCAAACAACCACCTATGGTAAATGGATACTTGCTGGTGAACATGCTGTTCTTAGAGGTCACGGGGCGTTGGTTTTTCCTATTCCTGGAAAAACGCTTACCTTAAGTTATCAGGGAAGTAATTCAAAGTTAAGTGCTAGTTATGAAGGCCAAGCAAGTGCAGACATCCATTTATTATTTTGGAGTGTATTAGAACAAGGACAACAGCTGCTGGGAAAATCACTCACCGATTTGCATGGTCATTTTCATCTATACAATGACATTCCTATCGGCGTTGGTATGGGAGCTTCTGCTGCACTCTGTGCTGCCATGGCTCGCTGGTTTTCGGCACAAAAAATGATCCCACCGGATTCCATCTACGCTTTTGCAAAAGATTTAGAAAATTTATTTCATGGGAAAAGTAGTGGGTTAGATATAGCGGGGGTAGCTGCAAGTTCCGGTATCTATTTCCAAGAAGGCAAGATGAGTCCAATCAAACAATTTTGGCGTCCCCAATGGTTTCTCTCTTCCTGTGGACAAATTGGCATCACCTCTCATTGCATCAACCAGGTACAAGATTTATGGAAAACAGATGCTACCAAAGCAATACTCATTGATGAAAACATGAATGATAGCGTGAGAAAGGCGCGTTCAGCTTTGGAAAACAATGATTCTTCTTTAAAACGCTTGGCTGAAGCGATAAAGCAAGCTGCAGCCTGTTTTAGAGAATGGGGGCTAATTAGTGACAATTTACAGTCTCATATGCAAAAACTGCAGGACGCCGGTGCCTTAGCCGTTAAACCCACTGGCTCAGGAGGAGGCGGTTATGTTTTGAGCCTATGGAAAGAAACCCCTCCGCCAGCACTGTCTATTGATTTTATAGCGGTTTAA
- a CDS encoding DUF4142 domain-containing protein, producing the protein MKSKILFLSLCTMACSSVFAVTPSHTTNSGTAAQASAAQNQQDGEVIGFLIVLNQNEMAAAKDALNKKVNPKVKSYARMLYNDHSKNLKDTMKISKKIGQSPAQTNKVASLKRKGEKAQASLSSLQDTDFEVAYIDAMVRGHEEALIIIDENLINNVNNPDLKKHLKTTRSHVQQHLNAAKQIQQNLKSQASS; encoded by the coding sequence ATGAAATCAAAAATTTTATTTTTGTCGTTGTGTACGATGGCTTGCTCTTCAGTTTTTGCGGTAACCCCGAGTCATACAACCAATTCCGGTACGGCTGCCCAAGCCTCTGCCGCCCAAAATCAACAGGATGGTGAGGTCATTGGGTTTCTTATCGTTCTCAACCAAAATGAAATGGCTGCTGCTAAAGATGCCTTAAACAAGAAAGTCAATCCAAAAGTTAAATCCTATGCAAGAATGCTTTATAACGATCACAGCAAAAATTTGAAGGATACAATGAAAATCAGTAAAAAAATAGGGCAATCTCCGGCACAAACAAACAAGGTTGCTTCTTTAAAACGAAAGGGAGAGAAAGCGCAAGCCTCTTTAAGTTCTTTACAGGATACTGATTTTGAAGTTGCCTACATTGATGCTATGGTAAGGGGTCATGAAGAAGCGCTAATTATCATTGACGAAAATCTTATCAATAACGTCAATAATCCTGATTTGAAAAAGCACTTAAAAACCACTCGCTCTCATGTGCAGCAGCATTTGAATGCAGCCAAACAGATTCAACAAAATCTCAAATCTCAAGCAAGTTCTTAA
- the ftsB gene encoding cell division protein FtsB, whose translation MRMIIAILLLALIGLQYKLWLGDGSVLQWRNLERKLDAQAHENEKLLARNRAMEADILELKSGDQALEEQARHELGMVKEGEIYYQFVD comes from the coding sequence ATGCGAATGATCATTGCCATTTTGCTCTTAGCACTTATTGGCCTGCAATATAAATTGTGGTTAGGTGATGGCAGTGTTTTGCAATGGAGAAATCTTGAGAGAAAACTGGATGCGCAGGCACATGAAAACGAAAAATTGCTTGCGCGTAATCGTGCAATGGAGGCAGATATCCTGGAATTAAAAAGTGGTGATCAAGCGCTGGAAGAACAAGCTCGCCATGAATTGGGCATGGTAAAAGAAGGAGAAATTTACTACCAGTTCGTCGATTAA
- a CDS encoding ankyrin repeat domain-containing protein, with the protein MFRLRFTTFNLFEEIKKTRSAPTTFIPSLVDLKKNIFLRDKCGNTPLHLAAITNHFVAVQRFLELNRPHLSTTEPQFGNTPLLWGIANSSIESVMLLLNPQIVTDKNEMTQQINQASHNGNTPLILSIAKGWEHKDSDRKSERFQSEVAMQLLKLGANVHAKDRFGRTALHYACLHRNKEAIEALVERGADLHVKDLEDVTPLDMKEYSGYKADEILRSAVGIYTRNHNLWAISSKTTDASGTAFFNSNSKISFNQISLCPSPLVMIKDPLGVEEQCEVKSPFTSIFCI; encoded by the coding sequence ATGTTTAGATTACGGTTTACTACGTTTAATCTGTTTGAGGAAATTAAAAAAACACGTTCTGCTCCGACTACATTTATACCTAGTCTTGTTGATCTTAAGAAAAATATATTCCTTAGAGACAAGTGTGGAAATACGCCCTTACATCTTGCTGCAATAACGAACCATTTCGTTGCGGTACAGCGATTTCTAGAATTAAATAGACCTCATCTTTCTACTACCGAGCCACAATTTGGAAATACTCCTTTATTATGGGGAATAGCTAATAGCTCCATTGAGTCCGTAATGCTTTTACTAAATCCTCAAATTGTTACTGATAAAAACGAGATGACTCAACAGATTAATCAGGCTTCTCACAATGGAAATACACCACTAATATTGTCAATTGCTAAAGGTTGGGAACATAAAGACAGTGATAGAAAAAGCGAGCGCTTCCAATCGGAAGTTGCTATGCAATTATTGAAATTAGGAGCAAATGTTCATGCTAAAGATCGTTTTGGTCGAACAGCGTTACATTATGCTTGCCTTCATCGAAATAAAGAAGCAATCGAAGCTCTTGTTGAGAGAGGCGCTGATTTACATGTTAAAGATCTGGAGGATGTAACTCCTCTTGATATGAAAGAGTATTCTGGTTATAAAGCTGATGAAATTTTAAGGTCAGCTGTAGGAATCTACACTCGCAATCATAATCTATGGGCAATCTCATCCAAGACCACCGATGCATCAGGCACCGCTTTTTTCAACTCTAACAGCAAGATTTCATTCAATCAAATAAGTCTATGTCCATCACCTCTAGTCATGATTAAAGACCCTCTAGGGGTAGAGGAGCAGTGTGAAGTAAAATCGCCCTTTACATCGATTTTTTGCATTTGA
- the eno gene encoding phosphopyruvate hydratase, with amino-acid sequence MQIVSIKGREILDSRGNPTVEADVILNNGEMGRASVPSGASTGSREACELRDADNRRYAGKGVRQAVTHINEDINQVLKGFSVSDQERLDKRLIELDGSANKSHLGANALLAVSLASARAYANSVKKPLYAALNEGQSMCLPVPMMNVLNGGAHADNNLDIQEFMLMPVGASDFPTALQMGTEIFHVLKAVLKKQGLNTAVGDEGGFAPDLKSNRQALDILVTAVKQAGYQLEQDIVFALDVAASELFSDGFYHLSSENKKLTSEQIIAYYADLKANYPIVSIEDGLDENDWDGWKQLTMRLGNRVQLVGDDLFVTNSSILQEGITQKMANAILIKLNQIGTLTETRQTIHLAHANGYRCIMSHRSGETEDTFIADLAVATGCGQIKTGSLCRTDRVAKYNQLLRINEMVAMPYAGKTALQLS; translated from the coding sequence ATGCAAATAGTCAGCATCAAAGGGCGAGAAATTCTTGATTCCCGAGGTAATCCAACGGTCGAAGCCGATGTCATTCTAAACAATGGTGAGATGGGGCGAGCTAGTGTGCCCTCTGGCGCATCGACAGGAAGTCGAGAAGCTTGTGAACTACGTGACGCAGATAATAGACGCTATGCTGGGAAGGGGGTGCGGCAAGCTGTTACACATATTAATGAGGACATTAATCAGGTTTTGAAAGGATTCTCCGTGAGTGATCAAGAGCGCTTGGATAAACGACTCATCGAGCTGGATGGCAGTGCTAATAAATCTCATCTTGGTGCCAATGCTCTCTTGGCCGTTTCTCTGGCTAGTGCCAGAGCTTACGCCAATAGCGTTAAAAAACCTTTATATGCCGCTCTTAACGAAGGTCAGTCGATGTGTTTGCCAGTGCCAATGATGAATGTCCTCAATGGTGGTGCTCATGCTGATAATAATCTTGACATTCAAGAATTCATGCTTATGCCAGTAGGTGCGTCCGATTTTCCTACAGCCTTACAGATGGGCACTGAAATTTTTCATGTTCTGAAAGCTGTTCTTAAGAAACAAGGTCTGAACACCGCTGTAGGTGATGAAGGAGGTTTTGCTCCGGATCTTAAATCGAATCGACAAGCTTTAGACATTCTTGTCACAGCTGTAAAACAAGCAGGTTATCAATTAGAACAGGATATTGTCTTTGCACTTGACGTTGCAGCATCAGAATTATTTAGCGATGGCTTTTATCATTTATCTTCTGAAAATAAAAAACTAACGAGCGAACAAATCATTGCCTACTATGCTGATTTAAAAGCAAATTACCCCATCGTAAGCATTGAAGATGGCTTGGATGAAAATGACTGGGATGGATGGAAACAATTAACAATGCGCTTGGGAAATCGAGTCCAACTTGTTGGAGATGATTTGTTCGTAACCAATAGTAGCATTCTGCAAGAAGGAATCACGCAAAAAATGGCCAATGCCATCTTAATCAAGTTGAACCAAATAGGAACTTTAACAGAAACCAGGCAAACCATTCATTTAGCGCATGCCAATGGCTATCGTTGTATTATGTCTCATCGCTCAGGTGAAACTGAAGATACCTTCATTGCTGATTTGGCGGTGGCCACAGGGTGCGGTCAAATTAAGACAGGTTCTCTCTGTCGTACAGACCGTGTAGCTAAATACAATCAGTTGTTACGAATTAATGAAATGGTCGCCATGCCTTATGCTGGTAAAACGGCTTTGCAATTAAGTTAA